The following are encoded together in the Actinoplanes sp. N902-109 genome:
- a CDS encoding winged helix-turn-helix domain-containing protein, with protein MAVPESLSVAQARRITLAAQGFTDPRPGGATDMRHLRRVLRRLHLIQMDSVNVLQRAHFMPLYSRLGPYDPGLLDRAAYRNPRELFEFWGHEASLITVDLQPLFRWRMARARDYAWGGMVRIATQQPELVARVLGEVRDRGPITAAEIEHDVPRTKDHWGWNWSAVKQALEWLFYSGEITAAERTTSFARRYDLTERVLPRAILDAPTPSPQDSFRALVELSARTLGVAAEAELRDYFRLPVAGFKQAVAELIEDKVLLPVTVNGWKGPVYLHQDARLPRWVRAATLVSPFDPLIWERGRTERLFEMNYRIEIYVPAAQRLYGYYVLPFLMGDRFAARVDLKADRKNGVLQIPAAWLEPAADQEETATALAAELRRLAGWLGLATVSQPERGDFAGPLSKALTA; from the coding sequence ATGGCCGTTCCTGAATCTCTCAGCGTTGCGCAGGCCCGCCGGATCACGCTGGCCGCGCAGGGTTTCACCGACCCCCGACCGGGTGGCGCCACCGACATGCGCCACCTGCGGCGGGTGCTGCGCCGGCTCCATCTGATCCAGATGGACTCGGTCAACGTGCTGCAGCGGGCCCATTTCATGCCGCTGTACAGCCGTCTCGGGCCGTACGACCCGGGGTTGCTCGACCGCGCCGCCTATCGCAATCCCCGCGAGCTGTTCGAGTTCTGGGGGCACGAGGCGTCGCTGATCACCGTCGACCTGCAACCGTTGTTCCGCTGGCGGATGGCCCGGGCCCGGGATTACGCCTGGGGTGGCATGGTGCGCATCGCCACTCAGCAGCCCGAGCTGGTGGCGCGGGTGCTCGGCGAGGTGCGCGACCGTGGACCGATCACGGCTGCGGAGATCGAGCACGACGTCCCGCGTACGAAGGACCACTGGGGTTGGAACTGGTCCGCCGTCAAACAGGCGCTGGAGTGGCTGTTCTACTCCGGTGAGATCACCGCGGCCGAGCGTACGACCTCGTTCGCGCGCCGCTACGACCTCACCGAGCGGGTGCTGCCGCGCGCGATCCTCGACGCTCCCACGCCCTCGCCGCAGGATTCGTTCCGGGCGCTGGTCGAGTTGTCGGCCCGCACGCTCGGGGTGGCCGCCGAGGCGGAGCTGCGCGACTACTTCCGGCTGCCAGTCGCGGGCTTCAAGCAGGCAGTGGCCGAGCTGATCGAGGACAAGGTGCTGCTCCCGGTCACGGTCAACGGCTGGAAGGGACCGGTCTACCTGCACCAGGACGCCCGGCTGCCGCGCTGGGTGCGGGCGGCGACGCTGGTCAGCCCGTTCGACCCGCTGATCTGGGAGCGGGGGCGCACCGAGCGGCTGTTCGAGATGAACTACCGGATCGAGATCTATGTGCCGGCGGCGCAGCGGCTCTACGGCTACTACGTGCTGCCGTTCCTGATGGGGGACCGGTTCGCGGCGCGGGTCGATCTCAAGGCCGACCGGAAGAACGGCGTGCTGCAGATCCCGGCGGCGTGGCTCGAGCCTGCCGCCGACCAGGAGGAGACCGCGACCGCGCTGGCCGCGGAGCTGCGGCGGCTGGCCGGCTGGCTCGGGCTGGCCACGGTCAGCCAACCCGAACGCGGCGACTTCGCCGGCCCGCTCAGCAAGGCCCTGACCGCGTGA
- a CDS encoding GNAT family N-acetyltransferase, protein MALGFVRPARPEDAAEIARIQLTVWRTAYRRMFPAHVLANLDESYLARGWGEAIGSAPSAKHRVLIAVEQSESAQSVVGFAAAGPADEQALAPEEPPLPEHVAAITDLLVEPRWGRRGHGSRLLSAAVDLWREDGFTAAVAWAYDADEAMRKFLGSAGWEPDGAARALDVDDLLVNQLRLHVSVEQGVQA, encoded by the coding sequence ATGGCTCTCGGCTTCGTCCGCCCCGCCCGTCCCGAGGACGCCGCGGAGATCGCCCGCATCCAGCTGACCGTGTGGCGCACGGCCTACCGGCGGATGTTCCCGGCGCATGTGCTGGCCAACCTCGACGAGTCCTACCTGGCCCGGGGCTGGGGTGAGGCGATCGGTTCGGCCCCCTCGGCGAAGCACCGCGTGCTGATCGCCGTCGAGCAGAGCGAGAGCGCCCAGAGCGTCGTCGGGTTCGCCGCTGCCGGACCGGCCGACGAGCAGGCCCTGGCGCCCGAGGAGCCGCCGTTGCCCGAGCACGTCGCCGCGATCACCGACCTGCTGGTCGAGCCGCGCTGGGGCCGGCGCGGGCATGGCAGCCGGCTGCTGTCGGCCGCCGTGGACCTGTGGCGTGAGGACGGCTTCACCGCCGCCGTGGCCTGGGCCTACGATGCCGACGAGGCGATGCGGAAGTTCCTCGGCTCGGCCGGGTGGGAGCCCGACGGGGCCGCCCGCGCGCTCGATGTCGACGACCTGCTGGTCAACCAGCTGCGCCTGCACGTGTCAGTCGAGCAGGGGGTCCAGGCCTAG
- the dapB gene encoding 4-hydroxy-tetrahydrodipicolinate reductase — MGTEICQAVQAADDLDLVATINRGDDLTGAADAQVLVDVTNPDAVMEHLRWAIDRGIHVVVGTSGFTDERLDQVRGWLAAKPGVGVLIAPNFGIGAVLMMQFAARAAKFFESAEIIEQHHPRKLDAPSGTASHTARLIGAARAAAGLGPMPDATKEEMSGARGTEIDGVRVHAVRAAGLVAHQEVLFGTAGETLTIRHDSLDRASFMPGVLLAVRNVASRPGLTLGLDPLLD, encoded by the coding sequence ATGGGCACCGAGATCTGCCAGGCCGTGCAGGCGGCCGACGACCTCGACCTGGTGGCGACGATCAACCGTGGCGACGATCTGACGGGCGCAGCCGATGCGCAGGTGCTCGTCGACGTGACCAACCCCGACGCGGTCATGGAGCATCTGCGCTGGGCGATCGACCGCGGCATCCACGTTGTCGTCGGCACCAGCGGTTTCACCGACGAACGGCTCGACCAGGTGCGCGGCTGGCTCGCGGCCAAGCCCGGCGTCGGCGTGCTGATCGCCCCCAACTTCGGCATCGGCGCGGTGCTGATGATGCAGTTCGCGGCGCGGGCGGCCAAGTTCTTCGAGTCGGCCGAGATCATCGAGCAGCACCACCCGCGCAAGCTCGACGCCCCCAGCGGCACGGCGTCGCACACGGCCCGGCTGATCGGTGCGGCCCGCGCGGCAGCCGGTCTCGGCCCGATGCCGGACGCCACCAAGGAGGAGATGTCCGGCGCCCGTGGCACCGAGATCGACGGGGTGCGCGTGCATGCGGTCCGGGCCGCCGGCCTGGTGGCCCATCAGGAAGTCCTTTTCGGTACGGCCGGAGAGACGCTGACCATCCGCCACGACAGCCTCGACCGCGCCTCGTTCATGCCCGGTGTGCTGCTCGCGGTGCGCAACGTCGCGAGCCGCCCGGGCCTGACGCTAGGCCTGGACCCCCTGCTCGACTGA
- a CDS encoding phosphatase PAP2 family protein, translating to MAVWAVAFAVGTYFIGVPTSDPLIAFGWLWLATIAWRNDRPWREHLLFLRDWLPISLLLVLYNISRGYADDLFDAHVYPMIHADEGMFGWATGGKVPTVWLQEHLYHAGHVQWWEVVVSLVYVSHFLAVPTIGVLLWVRRREQWARFMRRWFTLSVAGLITYFLYPAAPPWWASEYGQLPEHVDRISTNGWNAIGLHSAGNTLNALQVEASNPVAAMPSLHTAYAMMAVAFFLPMVAKRWWPLLLAYPVAMTFTLVYSGEHYVIDVLVGWAYVAAVFLIVGLAERYVKLLR from the coding sequence ATGGCTGTGTGGGCCGTGGCCTTCGCGGTCGGCACGTACTTCATCGGCGTGCCGACCAGCGACCCGCTGATCGCGTTCGGGTGGTTGTGGCTGGCCACCATCGCCTGGCGCAACGACCGGCCCTGGCGTGAGCACCTGCTGTTCCTGCGTGACTGGCTGCCCATCTCGCTGCTGCTGGTGCTCTACAACATCTCCCGCGGTTACGCCGACGACCTGTTCGACGCGCACGTGTATCCGATGATCCACGCCGACGAGGGCATGTTCGGCTGGGCGACCGGCGGCAAGGTGCCCACGGTCTGGTTGCAGGAACACCTGTACCACGCCGGTCACGTGCAGTGGTGGGAAGTCGTCGTCTCGCTGGTGTACGTCTCCCATTTCCTCGCCGTACCCACCATCGGCGTGCTGCTCTGGGTGCGCAGACGCGAGCAGTGGGCGCGGTTCATGCGGCGCTGGTTCACTCTCAGCGTCGCCGGGCTGATCACGTATTTCCTCTACCCGGCGGCCCCGCCGTGGTGGGCCTCGGAGTACGGCCAGCTGCCCGAGCACGTCGACCGCATCTCCACCAACGGCTGGAACGCGATCGGCCTGCACAGCGCGGGCAACACGCTCAACGCGCTGCAGGTCGAGGCGTCCAACCCGGTCGCGGCGATGCCGTCGCTGCACACCGCGTACGCGATGATGGCGGTCGCGTTCTTCCTGCCGATGGTGGCGAAGCGCTGGTGGCCGCTGCTGCTGGCCTACCCGGTGGCGATGACGTTCACGCTGGTCTACTCGGGCGAGCACTACGTCATCGACGTGCTGGTCGGCTGGGCGTACGTGGCCGCGGTGTTCCTGATCGTCGGGCTGGCCGAGCGGTACGTTAAGTTGCTGCGGTGA
- a CDS encoding pitrilysin family protein yields the protein MTANNRGPAVAPARVITKTLHPGVRRTVLPSGLRIVTEAIPTTRSAALGVWVRIGSRDEAPGLSGASHFLEHLLFKGTEKRSALDISAEIEAVGGETNAFTTKEYTCYYARVLDADLPLAIDVLCDAVANSVLDPADVETERGVILEEIAMHDDEPGDEVHDVFTEAIFGAGTPLGRLISGTEETISPMTRAQINRFYRTRYQPSQIVITAAGNLDHTKVVRLVRAALADSPLDTPGDPAPLRARKLPRFKKPATVVRNQDTEQAHLVLGGPGIARGDERRFALGVLNNVLGGGMSSRLFQEIREKRGLAYSVYSYGSQYADAGLFGVYAGCAPGKAEEVLTLIRAELAAVAADGITAAELVRGKGMVKGAYVLGLEDTGSRMSRLAKSELLYGDLMAVDELLARVDAVTLEETNALAAELFSRPMSLAVVGPFDDDAFPVAR from the coding sequence ATGACAGCGAACAACCGCGGGCCGGCCGTTGCGCCGGCCCGCGTCATTACCAAGACCCTGCATCCCGGTGTACGCCGTACCGTGCTGCCCAGCGGCCTGCGCATCGTCACCGAGGCCATCCCCACCACCCGCAGCGCCGCGCTGGGCGTCTGGGTGCGGATCGGCTCACGCGACGAGGCCCCCGGGCTGTCCGGGGCCTCGCACTTCCTCGAGCACCTGCTGTTCAAGGGCACCGAGAAGCGGTCCGCGCTGGACATCTCGGCCGAGATCGAAGCCGTCGGCGGCGAGACGAACGCGTTCACCACGAAGGAATACACCTGCTACTACGCGCGGGTGCTGGACGCCGACCTGCCGCTGGCCATCGACGTGCTCTGTGACGCCGTGGCCAACTCGGTGCTGGACCCGGCCGACGTGGAGACCGAGCGCGGGGTCATCCTCGAAGAGATCGCCATGCACGACGACGAGCCCGGTGACGAGGTGCACGACGTCTTCACCGAGGCGATCTTCGGGGCGGGCACCCCGCTGGGCCGGTTGATCTCCGGCACCGAGGAGACGATCTCCCCGATGACCCGGGCGCAGATCAACCGCTTCTACCGCACCCGCTACCAACCGTCGCAGATCGTCATCACCGCGGCCGGCAACCTCGATCACACCAAGGTGGTCCGGCTGGTCCGGGCCGCGCTCGCCGACAGCCCGCTGGACACCCCGGGCGACCCGGCGCCGCTGCGCGCGCGCAAGCTCCCGCGGTTCAAGAAGCCGGCCACGGTGGTCCGCAACCAGGACACCGAGCAGGCGCACCTGGTGCTCGGCGGCCCCGGCATCGCCCGCGGCGACGAGCGGCGGTTCGCGCTCGGGGTGCTCAACAACGTGCTGGGCGGCGGCATGTCCAGCCGGTTGTTCCAGGAGATCCGGGAGAAGCGCGGGCTGGCCTACTCGGTCTACTCGTACGGCAGCCAGTATGCCGACGCCGGCCTGTTCGGCGTCTACGCGGGCTGCGCACCGGGCAAGGCCGAGGAGGTGCTGACGCTGATCCGGGCCGAGCTGGCCGCGGTGGCCGCCGACGGCATCACCGCCGCCGAGCTGGTCCGCGGCAAGGGCATGGTCAAGGGCGCGTACGTGCTGGGCCTGGAGGACACCGGCTCGCGGATGAGCCGGCTGGCCAAGTCCGAGCTGCTCTACGGCGACCTGATGGCCGTCGACGAGCTGCTGGCCCGGGTCGACGCGGTCACCCTGGAGGAGACCAACGCGCTGGCCGCCGAGTTGTTCTCCCGGCCCATGTCGCTGGCCGTGGTGGGGCCCTTCGACGACGACGCGTTCCCGGTCGCCCGCTAA
- a CDS encoding polyribonucleotide nucleotidyltransferase, with amino-acid sequence MTEHNALGTESRTAVIDNGSFGTREITFSTGRLAKQAGGSVVVQLGETTVLSTTTASKAPKEHFDFFPLTVDVEERMYAAGRIPGSFFRREGRPSEDAILTCRLIDRPLRPSFTKGLRNEVQVVETVLALDPSHPYDVVAMNGASMSTKLSGLPFSGPVGSTRVAYIEGQWVAFPTIEELERAVFDMVVAGRVTEDGDVAIMMVEAEATPQAVKLIAAGATAPTEEIVAGGLEAAKPALRELCRAQSELAEVAAKPVQEFPVFLDYQDDVLSAVTEAVREETAEALKIAGKQEREEALDRVKAKAHELLDERFEGREKEISAAFRSVTKAEVRQRVLREQVRIDGRGPRDIRPLSAEVGILPRVHGSALFERGETQIMGVTTLNMLRMEQALDTLAPEKSKRYMHNYNFPPYSTGETGRVGSPKRREIGHGALAERALVPVLPSREEFPYAIRQVSEALGSNGSTSMGSVCASTLALLSAGVPLKAPVAGIAMGLISDEVDGKTEYIALTDILGAEDAFGDMDFKVAGTSEFVTALQLDTKLDGIPSDVLAAALQQAHDARATILQVMDQAINSPAEMSEYAPRVTSVKIPVDKIGMVIGPKGQTINAIQDETGADISIEDDGTIYVGATNGPSADAAVERINAIANPTLPKVGDKFLGTVVKTAAFGAFISLLPGRDGLLHISKVGDGKRVEKVEDFLNVGDKVEVSIADIDNRGKIYLDKVRPEGEEAPAAPAADDKPREERAPRERSEGGDQPRRRRSRPSGDRGGDRGGDRG; translated from the coding sequence ATGACAGAGCACAACGCTCTCGGCACCGAATCGCGCACCGCCGTCATCGACAACGGGTCGTTCGGCACCCGTGAGATCACGTTCTCCACCGGTCGCCTGGCCAAGCAGGCCGGCGGCTCGGTCGTCGTCCAGCTGGGCGAGACCACCGTTCTCTCCACGACCACGGCCAGCAAGGCGCCGAAGGAGCACTTCGACTTCTTCCCGCTGACCGTCGACGTCGAGGAGCGGATGTACGCCGCGGGTCGCATCCCCGGCTCGTTCTTCCGTCGTGAGGGCCGCCCGAGCGAGGACGCGATCCTCACCTGCCGCCTGATCGACCGGCCGCTGCGCCCGTCGTTCACCAAGGGCCTGCGCAACGAGGTCCAGGTCGTCGAGACCGTCCTGGCGCTCGACCCGTCGCACCCGTACGACGTCGTCGCCATGAACGGCGCCTCGATGTCGACCAAGCTCTCCGGCCTGCCGTTCAGCGGCCCGGTCGGCTCGACCCGGGTGGCCTACATCGAGGGCCAGTGGGTCGCGTTCCCGACCATCGAGGAGCTCGAGCGGGCCGTCTTCGACATGGTCGTCGCGGGCCGGGTCACCGAGGACGGCGACGTCGCGATCATGATGGTCGAGGCCGAGGCCACCCCGCAGGCGGTCAAGCTGATCGCCGCCGGTGCCACCGCCCCGACCGAGGAGATCGTGGCCGGCGGCCTCGAGGCGGCCAAGCCCGCCCTGCGGGAGCTGTGCCGCGCGCAGAGCGAGCTGGCCGAGGTCGCCGCGAAGCCGGTCCAGGAGTTCCCGGTCTTCCTCGACTACCAGGACGACGTGCTGTCCGCGGTGACCGAGGCCGTCCGCGAGGAGACCGCCGAGGCGCTCAAGATCGCCGGCAAGCAGGAGCGCGAGGAGGCCCTCGACCGGGTCAAGGCCAAGGCGCACGAGCTGCTCGACGAGCGTTTCGAGGGCCGCGAGAAGGAGATCAGCGCGGCGTTCCGCTCGGTCACCAAGGCCGAGGTGCGCCAGCGGGTGCTGCGCGAGCAGGTCCGCATCGACGGCCGCGGCCCGCGCGACATCCGGCCGCTGTCCGCCGAGGTCGGCATCCTGCCCCGGGTGCACGGCTCGGCGCTGTTCGAGCGCGGCGAGACCCAGATCATGGGTGTCACCACGCTGAACATGCTGCGCATGGAGCAGGCGCTGGACACGCTCGCCCCCGAGAAGTCCAAGCGCTACATGCACAACTACAACTTCCCGCCGTACTCGACCGGTGAGACCGGCCGGGTGGGCTCGCCCAAGCGCCGCGAGATCGGCCACGGCGCGCTGGCCGAGCGGGCCCTGGTGCCCGTGCTGCCGTCGCGCGAGGAGTTCCCGTACGCGATCCGCCAGGTCTCCGAGGCCCTCGGCTCCAACGGCTCGACCTCGATGGGTTCGGTCTGCGCCTCGACGCTGGCCCTGCTCAGCGCCGGTGTGCCGCTGAAGGCGCCGGTCGCCGGCATCGCCATGGGCCTGATCTCCGACGAGGTCGACGGCAAGACCGAGTACATCGCGCTGACCGACATCCTCGGTGCCGAGGACGCCTTCGGCGACATGGACTTCAAGGTCGCCGGCACCAGCGAGTTCGTCACCGCGCTGCAGCTCGACACCAAGCTCGACGGCATCCCGTCCGACGTGCTGGCGGCGGCCCTGCAGCAGGCGCACGACGCCCGCGCCACGATCCTGCAGGTGATGGATCAGGCCATCAACAGCCCGGCCGAGATGTCGGAGTACGCGCCGCGGGTCACCAGCGTGAAGATCCCGGTCGACAAGATCGGCATGGTCATCGGCCCCAAGGGCCAGACGATCAACGCGATCCAGGACGAGACCGGCGCCGACATCTCCATCGAGGACGACGGCACGATCTACGTCGGCGCGACCAACGGCCCGTCGGCCGACGCCGCGGTGGAGCGGATCAACGCCATCGCCAACCCGACGCTGCCCAAGGTCGGCGACAAGTTCCTCGGCACGGTGGTCAAGACGGCCGCGTTCGGCGCGTTCATCTCGCTGCTGCCCGGTCGCGACGGCCTGCTGCACATCTCCAAGGTGGGCGACGGCAAGCGCGTCGAGAAGGTCGAGGACTTCCTCAACGTCGGCGACAAGGTCGAGGTCTCGATCGCGGACATCGACAACCGCGGCAAGATCTACCTCGACAAGGTCCGCCCCGAGGGCGAGGAGGCCCCGGCCGCTCCGGCCGCGGACGACAAGCCCCGCGAGGAGCGCGCTCCCCGTGAGCGGTCCGAGGGCGGCGACCAGCCTCGCCGGCGCCGGTCGCGCCCGAGTGGCGACCGGGGCGGCGACCGCGGCGGAGACCGTGGCTGA
- the rpsO gene encoding 30S ribosomal protein S15, whose translation MALDQETKTKIMTEYATLEGDTGSPEVQVAMLTKRIADLTEHLKVHKHDHHSRRGLLLLVGRRRRLLNYVQKKDIQRYRTLIERLGLRR comes from the coding sequence ATGGCGCTCGATCAAGAGACCAAGACCAAGATCATGACCGAGTACGCGACCCTGGAGGGCGACACCGGCTCTCCCGAGGTTCAGGTCGCGATGCTCACCAAGCGGATCGCCGACCTCACCGAGCACCTCAAGGTGCACAAGCACGACCACCACAGCCGTCGTGGTCTGCTGCTGCTGGTGGGCCGTCGCCGCCGTCTGCTCAACTACGTGCAGAAGAAGGACATCCAGCGCTACCGCACGCTCATCGAGCGTCTCGGCCTGCGCCGCTAG
- a CDS encoding bifunctional riboflavin kinase/FAD synthetase — MQRWRGYEAVPGGFGRSVVTIGVFDGVHRGHQAIIGHAVKRARDLGLHSVVVTFDPHPAEVVRPGSHPAVLTEPVRKAELIEQLGVDALCVVPFTPEFSRLTPDEFVHNVLVEALHAAVVVEGDNFRFGHKATGDLAMLAKLGHTFGFTVEEAPLVADEGLVFSSTYIRSCVDAGDVAAAASALGRPHQLSGVVVRGDQRGRELGFPTANLMCHRYAAIPADGVYAAWLHRAGQPPLRSSVSVGTNPTFSGRERRVEAYALDFQGDLYGERVTLDFVAHLREQRTYTSIEPLITQITEDVQQTREVLR, encoded by the coding sequence ATGCAGCGGTGGCGCGGCTACGAGGCGGTGCCGGGCGGGTTCGGCCGGTCCGTGGTCACCATCGGGGTCTTCGACGGCGTGCACCGCGGGCACCAGGCGATCATCGGGCACGCCGTGAAGCGGGCGCGCGACCTCGGTCTGCACTCCGTCGTGGTGACCTTCGACCCGCACCCGGCCGAGGTGGTGCGCCCGGGCTCGCACCCGGCGGTGCTGACCGAACCGGTGCGCAAGGCCGAGCTGATCGAGCAGCTGGGCGTCGACGCGCTGTGCGTCGTGCCGTTCACGCCGGAGTTCTCCCGGCTCACCCCCGACGAGTTCGTGCACAACGTCCTGGTCGAGGCGCTGCACGCCGCGGTGGTGGTGGAGGGGGACAACTTCCGCTTCGGGCACAAGGCCACCGGCGACCTGGCGATGCTGGCCAAGCTCGGGCACACCTTCGGCTTCACCGTCGAGGAGGCCCCGCTGGTTGCCGACGAGGGGCTGGTCTTCTCGTCCACGTACATCCGCAGCTGCGTCGACGCCGGCGACGTGGCGGCCGCGGCCTCCGCCCTGGGCCGGCCGCACCAGCTCTCCGGCGTGGTCGTCCGCGGTGATCAGCGCGGCCGGGAGCTGGGCTTCCCGACCGCCAACCTGATGTGCCACCGCTACGCCGCGATCCCGGCGGACGGCGTCTATGCGGCCTGGCTGCACCGCGCCGGGCAGCCGCCGCTGCGCTCGTCGGTGTCGGTGGGCACCAACCCGACGTTCTCCGGCCGGGAGCGTCGCGTCGAGGCGTACGCGCTGGATTTCCAGGGCGACCTGTACGGCGAGCGGGTGACCCTCGATTTCGTCGCCCATCTGCGCGAGCAGCGGACATACACCTCGATCGAGCCACTCATCACCCAGATCACCGAGGACGTGCAGCAGACCCGCGAGGTGCTCCGCTGA